GCCGCCGGCCCGCTCGTACACCGGGCACACGTTCAGGCAGGCCGAGCAGCGGATGCAGCGCAGCGCCTGGCGGCCGACCTCGTCGGCGAGGGTGTCGGTGCGGCCGTTGTCCAGCAGGACCAGGTGGAAGGCGCGCGGGCCGTCCCCTTCCCCGGCCCGGCCGTCCCTGGTGCCCGTCCACATGGAGGTGTACGGGTTCATGCGCTCGGCGGTCGAGGAGCGGGGGAGGGTCTGGAGGAAGACCTCCAGGTCCCGCCAGGTCGGCACGATCTTCTCGATGCCGACGACCGAGATCAGCGTCTCGGGCAGGGTCAGGCACATCCGTCCGTTGCCCTCGGACTCCACGACCACCAGCGTGCCGGTCTCGGCGACCATGAAGTTGGCGCCGGAGATGCCGACCTTGGCCCGCAGGAACTTCTCCCGCAGGTGCAGCCGCGCCGCCTCCGCGAGTTCGGCCGGTGTGTCGGTCAGGCCCTCGGGCGCCGGGCGACCCCACTCGCTCATCTCGGAGCGGAAGATGTCCCGGATCTCGCCCCGGTTGCGATGGATGGCCGGCACCAGGATGTGCGAGGGCCGGTCCTTGCCCAACTGCACGATCAGCTCGGCCAGATCGGTCTCGTAGGCGTGGATGCCCCGGGCCTCCAGCGCCTCGTTGAGACCGATCTCCTGCGTCGCCATCGACTTGACCTTGACGACCTCGCTCTCACCGGTCTCCTCGACCAGCCGGGCGACGATCTCGTTGGCCTCGTCCGCGTCGGCGGCCCAGTGCACCGTCCCGCCCGCGGCCGTGACCGCCTCCTCCACCTGCACCAGATACCGGTCGAGATGGCGCAGGGTGTGGTCCTTGACGCGCTTCCCGGCCTCGCGCAGCTCCGCCCAGTCGTCCAGTTCCGCGACCGCGCGGGCCCGCTTGTCCCGGATGGTGTGCGTGGCGTGGCGCAGATTGCCGCGCAGCGTGGTGTTGCCCACGGCCTCCCGCGCCGCCTCGGGAAAGGCCGGCATCCCCAGATAGGTCCCGCTCATACGGCCGCCGCCTCCTCCGTGCTCGCCAGGATCTCCGCGATGTGCACCGGGCGCATGCCCGTGCGCAGCCGCGTCATCGTCCCGCCGATGTGCATCAGACAGGAGTTGTCCGCGGCGCACAGCACGTCGGCGCCCGTCGACTCGGCGTTGCGCACCTTGTCCGCGCCCATCGCCGCCGACACGTCGGAGTTCTTCACGGCGAAGGTGCCGCCGAAGCCGCAGCACTCCTCGGCCCCCGGCAACTCCAGCAGTTCCAGGCCCTTCACCGCCTCCAGGAGCCGCCGGGGCCGGTCGCCCAGGCCCAGGCTCCGCAGCCCGTGGCAGGTCGGGTGGTAGGTCACCGTGTGCGGGTAGTACGCCCCGACGTCCGTCACCCCGAGCACGTCCACGAGGAACTCCGTCAGCTCGTACGTCTTCGGCACCACCGGCGCCAGCGTCGCCGCGAGCGTGTCCCCGCGCCCCTCCGCGCGCGCCCGCTCACCCATGCGCGGATACAGCTCCCGCACCATCGCGCCGCACGAACCCGACGGCGTCACGACCGCGTCGTACTCCGCGAAGACGTCTGCGAATCGCCGGGCCAGCGGCTCGGCCTCGTGCCGGTAACCGGTGTTGTAGTGCGCCTGCCCGCAACAGGTCTGCCCCATCGGGAAGTCGACGTCGACGCCCAGTCTGGTGAGCAGTCTCAGCACGGCACGGCCGGTGTCCGGATAGAGCGTGTCGTTGACGCAGGTCAGGAACAGGGCGACACGCATCGCGACTCCTCGTGTTCGATCATCGGATGAATGATGGGTGCAGGTTAGTCCGCACGGCGGCGCCGGGGGAGTCCCGGTTCACCGGTCGGCGAGTCGGGCCTCGGCCGCCCGCCAGCGTGCCGTGCCACCGCGCGGCTCGTAGCGGGTCGGCGACTGTGTGCGGGCCAGCAGCCGCCGTGTTCCGGCGAGATCGTCCACCAGGCCGTGGGCGCGCGCCTGCACGAGGACGTTGCCGAGTGCGGCGGCCTCCGTCGGCCCCGCCACCACGGGCAGTCCGCAGGCGTCGGCCGTCAGTTGGCACAGCAGCGCGTTGCGGGTGCCCCCGCCGACGACGTGCACGACGTCCACCGGGTGCCCGGCGAGCCGCTGGGCGTCCTCGACCGCCCTGCGATGGGCCAGCGCCAGCGAGTCGAGGATGCAGCGGGTCACCTCGGGGGGCGACGCGGGCACGGGCTGTCCGGAGGCACGGCACGCCTCGGCGATCCGCTCCGGCATCCGCCCGGGCGCCAGGAACGCAGGGTCGCCCGCGTCCACCACCGACCGCAGCGCGGGCACCCGTGCCGCCGCGCGCAGCAGTCCGCCCAGATCGGGCTCGCCCCACGCCCGTACGCACTCCTGGAGCAGCCACAGACCCATGATGTTGCGCAGGTAGCGGACCGTGCCGTCCAGCCCCAGCTCATTGGTGAAGTTGGCGGCGCGGCTCTCCTCGGTCAGGACGGGAGCGGTCAGCTCCAGACCCGCCAGCGACCAGGTGCCGGTGCAGATGTAGGCGAACCGCTCGTCCGCGGCCGGTACGGCGGCCACCGCGGACGCGGTGTCGTGCGAGCCGACCGCCGTCACCGGCACGGGCCCGGTGAGCCCCGTCTCCTCCAGCACCTCGGGCCGCAGCAGGCCCGCCGCTTCTCCCGGCCGCCGCAGCGGCGCGAACAGGCCGAGGTCGATGCCCGCCCGGTCCGCCACCTCCCGCGACCAGTCCCGGGTGCGGGGGTCGATCAGCTGGGTGGTGGAGGCGTTGGTCAGCTCCGTGCCCTGTTCCCCGGTCAGCCAGTAGGTCAGCAGGTCCGGCACCAGCAACAGTCGCCGGGCGGCCGCGAACCGGGCCGTGCCGCGGGCGGCGACGAGCTGGTACAGGGTGTTGAAGGGCGCGTACTGCAACCCGGTCGCCGCGTACAGCTCCCGGGCGGGCAGTGTCTCCCACACCCGCTGCGCGACGCCCTCGGTGCGGGGGTCGCGGTAGTGCACCGGGTTGCCGAGGAGCCCTCCGTCCGCGTCGAGCAGGCCGTGGTCGACGGCCCAGCTGTCGACGCCCACCGAGTCCACCGGCCCCGCCGCCCGCAGGCCGTCCAGCACGCCGGCGTACAGCCCCAGGATGTCCCAGTGCAGCCCTTCGGGCGTGCGGACCGGACGGTTGGGGAAGCGGTGCGCCTCGGTCAGCTCCAGCCGGTCGGGGCCGACGCGGCCGACCATGACGCGCCCGCTGGACGCGCCGAGGTCGACCGCGGCGTACGCCTTGGTGCCGGCGTCCCTCGCACCGCTCATCGCAGGAACGCGGCGGCCACGCCGGCGTCCACCGGGACGTGCAGGCCGGTGGTGTGGGTCAGGTCGCCGCCGGTCAGCGCGAACACGGCGTTCGCGACGTGCTCGGGCAGCACCTCGCGCTTGAGCAGTGTGCGCTGCGCGTAGAACTCGCCCAGCTTCTCCTCCGGCACCCCGTACACGGCGGCCCGCTGGGCGCCCCAGCCGCCCGCGAAGATGCCGGAACCGCGCACCACACCGTCCGGGTTGACGCCGTTGACCCGGATGCCGTGCTCGCCCAGCTCGGCGGCGAGCAGCCGCACCTGGTGGGCCTGGTCGGCCTTGGTCGCGGAGTAGGCGATGTTGTTCGGCCCGGCGAAGACCGCGTTCTTCGAGGCGATGTAGACGATGTCGCCGCCGAGTTCCTGCGCGGTCATCACCCGCGCCGCCTCGCGCGAGACCAGGAAGGAGCCGCGGGCCATGATGCCGTGCTGGAGGTCCCAGTCCTTGGCGGAGGTCTCCAGCAGCGGCTTGGAGATGGAGATCCCCGCGTTGTTGACCACCAGGTCGACGCCGCCGAAGGCGAGCACCGCCGCCCTGAAGGCGTCGGCGATCTGCTCCTCGGAGGTGACGTCGACGGTCACCGCGACGGCCCGGTCCGCCCCGCCCAGCTCCTCGGCCACCTCCGCCGCGTTCCCGGCGTTCAGGTCGGCCACCACCACGCAGGCGCCCTCGTCGGCCAGCCGTCGCGCGATCGCCTTCCCGATCCCGCTGCCCGCGCCGGTGACCAGCGCGATCCGTGTCGCCAGCGGCTTGGGCCTCGGCATCCGCTGGAGCTTGGCCTCCTCCAGCGCCCAGTACTCGATGCGGAACTTCTCCGTCTCCTCGATCGGCGCGTACGCCGACACGGCCTCCGCGCCGCGCATCACGTTGATCGCGTTGACGTAGAACTCGCCGGCCACCCGGGCGGTCTGCTTGTCCTTGCCGAAGCTGAACATGCCGACGCCCGGCACCAGCACGATCGCCGGGTCGGCGCCGCGCATCGCGGGCGAACCGGGTTCGGCGTGCCGGTGGTAGTAGGCGGCGTACTCCTCGCGGTAGGCGGCGTGCAGCTCCTTCAGCCGCGCCACCGTCTCGTCCAGCGGGGCGCTCGGGGGCAGGTCCAGGACCAGCGGGCGGACCTTGGTGCGCAGGAAGTGGTCGGGGCAGGAGGTGCCGAGGGCGGCGAGCCGCGGGTGTTCGGCACGCGCGAGGAAGTCGAGCACCACGTCCGCGTCGGTGAAGTGGCCGACCTGCGGCCGGTCCCGGGAGGCGAGAGAGCGCACGTACGGCGCCAGCGCCGCCGCCCGCT
The Streptomyces sp. NBC_01723 genome window above contains:
- a CDS encoding LutB/LldF family L-lactate oxidation iron-sulfur protein, giving the protein MSGTYLGMPAFPEAAREAVGNTTLRGNLRHATHTIRDKRARAVAELDDWAELREAGKRVKDHTLRHLDRYLVQVEEAVTAAGGTVHWAADADEANEIVARLVEETGESEVVKVKSMATQEIGLNEALEARGIHAYETDLAELIVQLGKDRPSHILVPAIHRNRGEIRDIFRSEMSEWGRPAPEGLTDTPAELAEAARLHLREKFLRAKVGISGANFMVAETGTLVVVESEGNGRMCLTLPETLISVVGIEKIVPTWRDLEVFLQTLPRSSTAERMNPYTSMWTGTRDGRAGEGDGPRAFHLVLLDNGRTDTLADEVGRQALRCIRCSACLNVCPVYERAGGHAYGSVYPGPIGAILSPQLRGTGSEIDASLPYASSLCGACYEVCPVAIDIPEVLVHLRERVVQGGPAVRGGNRVVLKPAKGHAAERAAMRAARWAFTRPGALRTGQRLASRSRRLHPRTLPGPGRAWSGSRDLPPVPPEPFRDWWQRTHGGRNETK
- a CDS encoding bifunctional aldolase/short-chain dehydrogenase, with product MAVHPEAAALLARSHRLGADPRNTNYAGGNASAKGSGTDPVTGGDVELMWVKGSGGDLGTLTEGGLAVLRLDRMRALKDVYPGVGREDEMVAAFDYCLHGKGGAAPSIDTAMHGLVEAAHVDHLHPDSGIALACAADGEKLTAECFGDTVVWVPWRRPGFQLGLDIAAVKEANPGAIGCVLGGHGITAWGDTSEECERNSLHIVRTAERFLEERGKAEPFGPVIEGYEALADGDRRERAAALAPYVRSLASRDRPQVGHFTDADVVLDFLARAEHPRLAALGTSCPDHFLRTKVRPLVLDLPPSAPLDETVARLKELHAAYREEYAAYYHRHAEPGSPAMRGADPAIVLVPGVGMFSFGKDKQTARVAGEFYVNAINVMRGAEAVSAYAPIEETEKFRIEYWALEEAKLQRMPRPKPLATRIALVTGAGSGIGKAIARRLADEGACVVVADLNAGNAAEVAEELGGADRAVAVTVDVTSEEQIADAFRAAVLAFGGVDLVVNNAGISISKPLLETSAKDWDLQHGIMARGSFLVSREAARVMTAQELGGDIVYIASKNAVFAGPNNIAYSATKADQAHQVRLLAAELGEHGIRVNGVNPDGVVRGSGIFAGGWGAQRAAVYGVPEEKLGEFYAQRTLLKREVLPEHVANAVFALTGGDLTHTTGLHVPVDAGVAAAFLR
- a CDS encoding (Fe-S)-binding protein, giving the protein MRVALFLTCVNDTLYPDTGRAVLRLLTRLGVDVDFPMGQTCCGQAHYNTGYRHEAEPLARRFADVFAEYDAVVTPSGSCGAMVRELYPRMGERARAEGRGDTLAATLAPVVPKTYELTEFLVDVLGVTDVGAYYPHTVTYHPTCHGLRSLGLGDRPRRLLEAVKGLELLELPGAEECCGFGGTFAVKNSDVSAAMGADKVRNAESTGADVLCAADNSCLMHIGGTMTRLRTGMRPVHIAEILASTEEAAAV
- a CDS encoding rhamnulokinase, giving the protein MSGARDAGTKAYAAVDLGASSGRVMVGRVGPDRLELTEAHRFPNRPVRTPEGLHWDILGLYAGVLDGLRAAGPVDSVGVDSWAVDHGLLDADGGLLGNPVHYRDPRTEGVAQRVWETLPARELYAATGLQYAPFNTLYQLVAARGTARFAAARRLLLVPDLLTYWLTGEQGTELTNASTTQLIDPRTRDWSREVADRAGIDLGLFAPLRRPGEAAGLLRPEVLEETGLTGPVPVTAVGSHDTASAVAAVPAADERFAYICTGTWSLAGLELTAPVLTEESRAANFTNELGLDGTVRYLRNIMGLWLLQECVRAWGEPDLGGLLRAAARVPALRSVVDAGDPAFLAPGRMPERIAEACRASGQPVPASPPEVTRCILDSLALAHRRAVEDAQRLAGHPVDVVHVVGGGTRNALLCQLTADACGLPVVAGPTEAAALGNVLVQARAHGLVDDLAGTRRLLARTQSPTRYEPRGGTARWRAAEARLADR